Proteins found in one Pseudoxanthomonas sp. SL93 genomic segment:
- a CDS encoding homoserine dehydrogenase has translation MSTVVRLATAPRAAPKLALLGTGVVGSAFVARYQRLQERALPVPTLAWLANSRALQPCDVSARQALDDANQAAARTDDLPPWAEGEALRAGDIVVDATASETVADWHAEWLSRGVHVVTANKLGSGSSLPRAQAIARARADSGARYGDAATVGAGLPLLRSLRALVAGGDRIHRVEGVLSGSLAWLFNHYDGMRAFSGFVRQARQAGFTEPDPRLDLSGEDVRRKLLILARAAGFPLHAEDVRVESLVPAELAALPLAELDAALPQLDAPLATRFKDAYRNGARLRFLGRFDAERASVGLQALPADHPLCGGGGTDNRVAIYSDRYPEQPLVVQGPGAGADVTAAALLDDVLAISRA, from the coding sequence ATGAGCACCGTCGTCCGGCTGGCGACCGCGCCGCGTGCCGCACCGAAACTGGCGCTGTTGGGCACGGGCGTGGTGGGCAGTGCGTTCGTCGCGCGCTACCAGCGCCTGCAGGAGCGCGCATTGCCGGTGCCCACGCTGGCGTGGCTGGCCAACTCGCGCGCCTTGCAGCCCTGCGACGTATCCGCACGTCAGGCGCTGGACGACGCCAACCAGGCTGCCGCCCGTACAGACGATCTGCCCCCGTGGGCCGAAGGCGAAGCGTTGCGTGCAGGCGATATCGTGGTCGACGCCACCGCCAGCGAAACGGTCGCCGACTGGCATGCGGAGTGGCTGTCGCGGGGCGTGCATGTGGTGACGGCCAACAAGCTGGGAAGCGGCAGCTCGCTGCCGCGCGCGCAGGCCATCGCGCGGGCACGCGCGGATTCCGGCGCGCGCTACGGCGATGCCGCCACCGTCGGCGCGGGACTGCCGCTGCTGCGCAGCCTGCGTGCGCTGGTGGCCGGTGGCGACCGCATCCATCGCGTCGAAGGCGTGCTTTCGGGTTCACTGGCGTGGCTGTTCAACCATTACGACGGCATGCGCGCGTTCTCCGGTTTCGTCCGGCAGGCGCGACAGGCGGGTTTCACGGAGCCCGACCCGCGGCTGGACCTGTCCGGCGAGGACGTGCGGCGCAAGTTGCTGATCCTGGCGCGTGCGGCGGGGTTCCCGTTGCACGCCGAAGATGTGCGCGTGGAATCGCTGGTGCCGGCGGAACTTGCCGCACTGCCGCTAGCGGAACTGGACGCCGCGCTGCCCCAGCTGGATGCGCCGCTGGCGACGCGTTTCAAGGACGCATACCGGAACGGTGCGCGCCTGCGTTTCCTCGGCCGCTTCGATGCCGAACGCGCCAGCGTCGGCCTGCAGGCATTGCCGGCCGATCATCCGCTGTGCGGCGGTGGCGGCACCGACAACCGCGTGGCGATCTACAGCGACCGCTACCCCGAACAGCCGCTGGTGGTGCAGGGTCCGGGCGCCGGCGCGGACGTCACCGCGGCGGCGCTGCTGGATGACGTGCTGGCCATCTCGCGGGCGTAG
- a CDS encoding homoserine O-succinyltransferase — protein sequence MSFVSPSLHRLAEPSSLEGLPLSSTQDDAPRALRGEVVVELAMRHAGTRAVTLRYELQGPVGAPVVFVAGGISAHRHLTASHVFPESGWLNELVAAGRALDPAQRQLLAFDFIGADGRLDAPIDSADQADAIAKLLGALGIARLETFVGYSYGALVGLQFAARHPERVKKLVAVSGAHRAHPYAAAWRALQRRAVTLGQLQCADAQGLSLARQFAMLSYRTPEEFGERFDSAPEIVNGRVRVAAEDYLDAAGAQYVARTPVIAYVRLSESIDLHRVDPADIRVPTLVVAVEGDRLVPLSDSVALVEGLGTLGQLRVLRSPYGHDAFLKETDRIDSILTSALRAAGDLA from the coding sequence ATGAGCTTCGTCAGTCCTTCGCTCCATCGCCTTGCCGAGCCTTCGTCGCTCGAGGGCCTCCCGCTGTCTTCCACGCAGGACGATGCGCCCCGCGCCCTTCGCGGCGAAGTGGTGGTGGAACTGGCCATGCGCCATGCCGGCACGCGTGCGGTGACGCTGCGTTACGAACTGCAGGGGCCAGTGGGCGCACCGGTGGTCTTCGTGGCCGGCGGCATTTCCGCGCACCGCCACCTGACCGCCAGCCACGTATTCCCTGAAAGTGGCTGGCTGAACGAGCTGGTCGCTGCTGGCCGCGCGCTGGATCCGGCGCAGCGGCAGCTGCTGGCATTCGACTTCATCGGCGCCGACGGCCGCCTCGACGCGCCAATCGACTCCGCCGACCAGGCCGATGCCATCGCCAAGCTGCTGGGCGCACTGGGCATCGCGCGCCTGGAAACCTTCGTCGGTTATTCGTATGGCGCGCTGGTGGGCCTGCAGTTCGCCGCCCGCCATCCCGAACGCGTGAAGAAGCTGGTCGCCGTCAGTGGTGCCCATCGCGCGCATCCGTATGCGGCCGCCTGGCGTGCCCTGCAACGGCGTGCCGTCACGCTGGGCCAGTTGCAGTGCGCCGACGCGCAGGGGCTGTCGCTGGCGCGGCAGTTCGCGATGCTCAGCTACCGCACGCCGGAGGAATTCGGCGAGCGCTTCGACAGCGCGCCCGAGATCGTCAACGGCCGCGTGCGCGTGGCCGCCGAAGACTACCTGGACGCCGCCGGCGCGCAGTACGTCGCGCGCACGCCGGTCATTGCCTACGTGCGCCTGTCCGAGTCCATCGACCTGCACCGCGTCGACCCCGCCGACATCCGCGTGCCCACGCTGGTGGTCGCGGTGGAAGGCGACCGCCTGGTGCCGCTGTCCGATTCCGTGGCGCTGGTGGAAGGCCTCGGCACGCTGGGCCAGCTGCGCGTGCTGCGCTCGCCCTACGGCCATGACGCCTTCCTGAAAGAAACCGACCGCATCGATTCCATCCTCACCTCGGCCCTGCGCGCCGCCGGAGACCTCGCATGA
- a CDS encoding alpha/beta hydrolase, producing MLLAATASAQTPTTTTYGARLEGFDYPHPVRYFDFASQDQALQMAYLDVAPATPNGRTVVLLHGKNFCAATWASAITALTAAGYRVIAPDQIGFCKSAKPPRYQYSFDQLAANTHALLTGLGIERAVIVGHSMGGMLATRYALQYPQATQQLVLVNPIGLEDWKASGVPWRSIDAWYARELKTSFDTIRDYQRTVYYGGEWKPEYERWVRMLGGMYAGEGKAAVAWSQALTSDMVFNQPVVHEFPRINVPTTLFIGQKDRTAIGKDLAPPELAKRLGDYPALGRRAATAIPGAALVEFDDLGHSPQVEAPERFNTALLAGLKP from the coding sequence ATGCTGCTGGCGGCCACCGCCTCCGCACAGACGCCCACCACCACGACCTACGGCGCACGACTGGAAGGATTCGACTATCCGCATCCGGTGCGGTACTTCGACTTCGCGTCGCAGGACCAGGCGCTGCAGATGGCCTACCTGGATGTCGCACCGGCAACCCCCAACGGCCGGACCGTGGTGCTGCTGCACGGCAAGAACTTCTGCGCCGCCACCTGGGCATCGGCGATCACCGCGTTGACGGCGGCGGGCTATCGCGTGATAGCGCCGGACCAGATCGGGTTCTGCAAGTCAGCCAAGCCGCCGCGCTACCAGTACTCGTTCGACCAGCTGGCCGCCAACACGCATGCGCTGCTCACGGGGCTCGGCATCGAGCGCGCGGTGATCGTCGGACATTCGATGGGCGGCATGCTGGCCACCCGCTACGCGTTGCAGTATCCGCAGGCCACGCAGCAGTTGGTGCTGGTCAATCCGATCGGGCTGGAAGACTGGAAGGCCAGCGGCGTGCCATGGCGGAGCATCGACGCCTGGTACGCGCGCGAACTGAAGACCTCGTTCGACACCATCCGCGATTACCAGCGCACCGTGTATTACGGCGGTGAATGGAAGCCGGAGTACGAGCGCTGGGTGCGGATGCTCGGCGGCATGTACGCGGGTGAAGGCAAGGCGGCGGTGGCCTGGAGCCAGGCACTGACGTCCGACATGGTGTTCAACCAGCCCGTCGTCCACGAATTTCCGCGGATCAACGTACCGACGACCCTCTTCATCGGCCAGAAGGACCGCACCGCCATCGGCAAGGATCTGGCGCCGCCCGAGCTGGCGAAGCGGCTGGGCGACTACCCTGCGCTTGGCAGGCGTGCCGCCACGGCGATTCCCGGCGCGGCGCTGGTCGAATTCGATGATCTGGGGCATTCACCGCAGGTGGAGGCCCCGGAGCGGTTTAACACGGCGTTGCTGGCGGGCTTGAAACCCTGA
- a CDS encoding ligand-binding sensor domain-containing diguanylate cyclase, which yields MAALCPTAHALDPSKSFHHYVRNSWNLEQGLPQLSVIAIAQDRPGYLWFGTQAGLSRFDGVRFTNFDLDNTPGLPSTWIQALQSDRQGRLWIGTPQGLAVRRGNQVTAVPLAAGEAAGVVDVRALQLDAQGRVLAATDRGVMIVEADALRTLHAMDEGGALSLRVDEAEQLWVGGRGRVHVFGGREARALRLPAGAEAATVTSLARHDGRWWAGGDTGLYVLEGDHWRPQADVPATNGGVQALHEDRDGILWASTKDTLYRMRGGRLMERIGASGALAEIRVFYEDRESNLWLGSNSEGASRVWNGWTRRFSRAEGLAQPLLWSIAQDPQGRTWVGSDDGVSVFEGGRFRSVAQGKDLPHPAAYTLLAEQDQTWIGTRDGAALYRDGRVQRPGFLAPMDAAQINGMLRDQQKRLWFATSKGLFRWDGGERLRHYAGEAGLQDIRVRVLMETRDGRLLVGTQSGLYEFIDERLQRIPLTGSGLEAPHIVALHELAGGQWVAGALSEEVMLLFNGQRWTRLDKRRGIPANAPFFFAEEDDGFLWVGGLRGIYRVAVADVLMAAEDPAFRIEARTLLNERGDRHGGQKGDCCNGAGNSRGFLVDHALWLPTRDGVVVMETDQDLANDYLPESVIERVQVSGQWRAADTAADWSLPSTTRDLRFEFTTLSFQAADHIDIRYRLDGYDTDWKLLDDPHQRSATYTNLPAGEYVFEVIGTNNSGLSSRVSARLPFSIAPRFFESAWFYALLGLVLAGLVMLWNRWLLRRHTRQRTVLEKLVQQRTVDLQQANQRLQAISLTDPLTGLHNRRYLAQQLPIDIAYYQRHRGFAAGADVLAFALLDIDHFKSINDSHGHQAGDRVLQAIAHRLRTLAREGDYVIRWGGEEFLLVFRPMPRHELHAMGRRICTTIACTPVETGQETLKVTASLGLIGYPPFPQAPDLLGWEQLVSLADRALYQVKADGRNGWAHYALGTAPLPDLGEDTLRRDPAELVRAGCLQLHGPHHPGQ from the coding sequence ATGGCCGCGCTTTGCCCGACGGCGCACGCGCTGGACCCGTCGAAATCGTTCCACCACTACGTGCGCAACAGCTGGAACCTGGAACAGGGCCTGCCCCAGCTGAGCGTCATCGCCATTGCGCAGGACCGGCCCGGCTACCTGTGGTTCGGCACCCAGGCCGGCCTGAGCCGCTTCGACGGCGTGCGCTTCACCAATTTCGACCTGGACAACACGCCCGGACTGCCCAGCACGTGGATCCAGGCGCTGCAGTCGGACCGGCAGGGGCGCCTGTGGATCGGCACGCCGCAGGGGTTGGCCGTGCGCCGCGGCAACCAGGTCACGGCCGTGCCGCTGGCAGCGGGAGAGGCCGCCGGCGTGGTCGACGTCCGCGCGTTGCAGCTGGACGCCCAGGGACGGGTGCTGGCGGCCACCGACCGCGGCGTGATGATCGTGGAAGCCGATGCGCTGCGCACCCTGCATGCCATGGACGAGGGTGGCGCGCTGTCGTTGCGGGTGGACGAGGCGGAGCAGCTCTGGGTGGGCGGGCGTGGCCGCGTGCACGTCTTCGGAGGTCGCGAGGCGCGCGCCCTGCGCCTGCCCGCCGGTGCCGAGGCGGCGACGGTCACTTCGCTGGCCCGGCATGACGGCCGTTGGTGGGCCGGCGGCGATACCGGCCTTTACGTGCTTGAAGGCGACCATTGGCGGCCCCAGGCCGACGTGCCGGCCACCAATGGCGGCGTGCAGGCCCTGCACGAGGACCGCGACGGCATCCTGTGGGCGAGCACCAAGGACACCCTGTATCGCATGCGCGGTGGGCGACTGATGGAACGCATCGGCGCCAGCGGTGCACTCGCCGAGATCCGCGTGTTCTACGAGGACCGCGAATCCAACCTCTGGCTGGGCAGCAACAGTGAAGGCGCCAGCCGGGTGTGGAACGGGTGGACCCGGCGCTTCAGCCGCGCCGAAGGCCTCGCCCAACCGTTGCTCTGGTCCATCGCCCAGGACCCGCAGGGACGCACCTGGGTGGGCAGCGACGATGGCGTCAGTGTGTTCGAGGGCGGGCGCTTCCGCAGCGTGGCGCAGGGCAAGGACCTGCCCCACCCTGCCGCCTACACGCTGCTGGCCGAACAGGACCAGACCTGGATCGGCACGCGCGATGGTGCCGCGCTCTACCGCGACGGCCGCGTGCAGCGGCCTGGTTTCCTGGCACCCATGGATGCCGCCCAGATCAACGGCATGCTGCGCGACCAGCAGAAACGGTTGTGGTTCGCCACCAGCAAGGGCCTGTTCCGCTGGGACGGCGGCGAACGCCTGCGCCACTACGCCGGCGAGGCCGGACTGCAGGACATCCGCGTGCGCGTGCTGATGGAGACGCGGGATGGACGGCTGCTGGTCGGCACGCAGAGCGGCCTGTACGAATTCATCGACGAGCGGCTGCAACGCATTCCATTGACCGGATCGGGCCTTGAAGCGCCGCATATCGTCGCGCTGCACGAACTCGCCGGTGGCCAATGGGTGGCCGGCGCGCTGTCGGAAGAAGTGATGCTGCTGTTCAACGGACAGCGCTGGACGCGGCTGGACAAGCGCCGCGGCATTCCCGCCAATGCGCCGTTCTTCTTCGCTGAAGAGGACGACGGCTTCCTGTGGGTCGGCGGATTGCGGGGCATCTACCGGGTTGCCGTGGCCGACGTGCTGATGGCCGCCGAGGATCCCGCCTTCCGGATCGAGGCCAGGACCCTGTTGAACGAACGCGGCGACCGCCACGGCGGGCAGAAGGGCGACTGCTGCAACGGCGCGGGCAACAGTCGCGGCTTCCTCGTCGACCACGCCCTGTGGCTGCCCACGCGCGATGGCGTGGTGGTGATGGAGACCGACCAGGACCTGGCCAACGACTACCTGCCGGAATCGGTGATCGAACGCGTGCAGGTCTCCGGCCAGTGGCGGGCGGCCGATACCGCGGCCGACTGGTCGCTGCCCAGCACCACGCGCGACCTGCGTTTCGAGTTCACCACGCTCAGCTTCCAGGCGGCCGACCACATCGACATCCGCTACCGCCTGGATGGTTACGACACCGACTGGAAACTGCTCGACGACCCGCATCAGCGCAGCGCGACCTACACCAACCTGCCGGCGGGCGAGTACGTCTTCGAAGTCATCGGGACGAACAACAGCGGCCTGTCCAGCCGCGTATCGGCAAGACTGCCCTTCAGCATCGCACCGCGCTTCTTCGAGAGCGCCTGGTTCTATGCCCTGCTCGGGCTGGTGCTGGCGGGGCTGGTGATGCTGTGGAACCGCTGGCTGCTGCGCCGGCATACGCGGCAGCGCACGGTGCTGGAGAAACTGGTCCAGCAGCGCACGGTGGATCTTCAGCAGGCCAACCAGCGGCTGCAGGCGATCAGCCTGACCGATCCGCTGACCGGGCTGCACAACCGGCGCTACCTGGCCCAGCAGTTGCCCATCGACATCGCCTACTACCAGCGGCACCGCGGTTTTGCTGCCGGCGCGGACGTGCTGGCATTCGCGCTGCTGGACATCGACCACTTCAAATCCATCAACGACAGCCACGGCCATCAGGCCGGCGATCGCGTCCTGCAGGCCATCGCGCATCGCCTGCGCACGCTGGCGCGCGAGGGCGATTACGTCATCCGCTGGGGCGGCGAGGAATTCCTGCTGGTGTTCCGCCCGATGCCGCGCCATGAACTGCATGCAATGGGGCGGCGCATCTGCACCACCATCGCGTGCACCCCGGTGGAAACCGGCCAGGAAACCCTCAAGGTCACCGCGTCGCTGGGACTGATCGGCTATCCCCCCTTTCCGCAGGCACCCGACCTGCTCGGCTGGGAGCAGTTGGTTTCCTTGGCCGATCGCGCGCTGTACCAGGTCAAGGCCGATGGCAGGAACGGTTGGGCGCACTACGCCCTCGGTACGGCACCCCTGCCCGACCTGGGCGAAGACACGCTGCGCCGCGATCCGGCGGAACTGGTGCGCGCGGGCTGCCTGCAACTGCACGGGCCGCATCACCCGGGCCAATAG
- a CDS encoding M23 family metallopeptidase, which yields MALLVLCVASPADAARLYRWKDKQGYTQYGDQPPQPDQVAGGDLDVMRFRNPPSALVRLRLERAGLRYQAWADNLMHGPVEVLLGFRRQRDVRSAPGLPARAVVPARSSVLVAEISVTDPLRGGDFELSLDGMPGDPSSQPQDYDYRLPFEYGRVRVDQGPGGRFSHSDAQNLHAVDFAVPEGTRIVASREGLVMQVESDFEKAGLNREKYGGRANFIRILHSDGSMALYAHLQPEGAQVRVGQYVRKGQYIGLSGNTGFSTAPHLHFVVQANRGMRLESVPFRMFGPLGQLQFPSSR from the coding sequence ATGGCACTGCTCGTGCTGTGCGTGGCGTCGCCTGCCGATGCGGCGCGCCTGTACCGGTGGAAGGACAAGCAGGGCTACACGCAATACGGTGACCAGCCGCCGCAACCCGACCAGGTGGCCGGCGGCGACCTGGACGTGATGCGCTTCCGCAACCCGCCCAGCGCGCTGGTCCGCCTGCGCCTGGAGCGTGCAGGGCTGCGTTACCAGGCCTGGGCCGACAATCTGATGCATGGGCCGGTGGAAGTGCTGCTGGGCTTCCGCCGCCAGCGTGACGTCCGCAGCGCGCCCGGCCTGCCCGCACGCGCGGTGGTGCCGGCGCGCAGCAGCGTGCTGGTGGCCGAGATCAGCGTGACCGACCCCTTGCGCGGCGGCGATTTCGAGCTGTCGCTGGATGGCATGCCGGGCGATCCGTCCAGCCAGCCGCAGGACTACGACTACCGCCTGCCGTTCGAGTACGGCCGCGTGCGCGTGGACCAAGGCCCGGGCGGACGCTTCAGCCACAGCGATGCGCAGAACCTGCATGCGGTGGATTTCGCCGTGCCCGAAGGCACGCGGATCGTGGCCTCGCGCGAGGGCCTGGTGATGCAGGTGGAATCGGATTTCGAGAAAGCCGGGCTGAACCGCGAAAAGTACGGCGGCCGCGCCAATTTCATCCGCATCCTGCACAGCGACGGCAGCATGGCGCTGTACGCGCACCTGCAGCCGGAAGGCGCGCAGGTGCGGGTGGGCCAGTACGTACGCAAGGGCCAATACATCGGGCTGTCGGGCAATACCGGCTTCTCCACTGCGCCGCACCTGCACTTCGTGGTGCAGGCCAACCGTGGCATGCGGCTGGAATCGGTGCCGTTCAGGATGTTCGGGCCGCTGGGGCAGCTGCAGTTCCCCTCCAGCCGCTGA
- a CDS encoding phytase codes for MTRNFLMGGLCAALLAACSAAPLRTSTPPAPAPKTPADAVIAEAWVSEPVAGDELDSLVAWPTEEGPVWLIATAKATHHLALYDADTGTRLRTVGSQGTAPGQFNRPNGIAVFGDLLFVAERDNHRVQAFRLPDFTPLGTFGDDVLGAPYGLWLQETGPGQLDVFVTDSFMADFRTGKLPPMAELDRRVKRFRVQLDAAGRLQAELAGTFGDTDEAGALRMVESIAGDPTHRRLLIAEEDRRVGSTLRDYGLDGGYRGYSLPVFDADAEGIALWACNADDGYWVAVDQLTPTRFRVFDRETLAPRGVFSGRVTANTDGETLYAMPTPRFPAGALFALHNDVSLAAFDLRDIANALDLREDCRR; via the coding sequence ATGACACGAAATTTCCTGATGGGCGGGCTTTGCGCCGCCCTGCTGGCCGCCTGCAGCGCCGCCCCCCTGCGTACCTCCACCCCGCCGGCCCCTGCGCCGAAGACGCCCGCCGACGCGGTGATCGCCGAGGCATGGGTCTCCGAGCCGGTGGCCGGGGACGAGCTGGACTCGCTGGTGGCCTGGCCAACAGAAGAAGGTCCGGTCTGGCTGATCGCCACCGCCAAGGCCACCCACCACCTGGCGCTGTACGACGCCGACACCGGCACGCGCCTGCGTACCGTCGGGAGCCAGGGCACCGCGCCGGGCCAGTTCAACCGCCCCAACGGCATCGCCGTGTTCGGTGACCTGCTGTTCGTGGCAGAGCGCGACAACCATCGCGTGCAGGCGTTCCGGCTGCCCGACTTCACCCCGCTCGGCACGTTCGGCGATGACGTGCTGGGTGCGCCGTATGGCCTGTGGCTGCAGGAAACCGGCCCGGGGCAGCTGGACGTGTTCGTCACCGACAGCTTCATGGCGGACTTCCGCACCGGCAAGCTGCCGCCGATGGCCGAACTGGACCGCCGGGTGAAGCGCTTCCGCGTCCAGCTGGATGCCGCGGGCAGGCTGCAGGCGGAACTGGCCGGCACCTTCGGCGATACCGACGAGGCCGGCGCGCTGCGCATGGTGGAATCGATCGCCGGCGACCCCACGCATCGGCGCCTGCTGATCGCCGAAGAGGACCGGCGCGTGGGCTCCACCCTGCGCGACTACGGTCTGGACGGTGGCTACCGTGGCTACAGCCTGCCGGTGTTCGACGCCGACGCGGAAGGCATCGCGCTGTGGGCCTGCAACGCCGACGACGGTTACTGGGTCGCGGTGGACCAGCTGACGCCGACGCGCTTCCGCGTGTTCGACCGCGAAACGCTCGCGCCCCGCGGCGTGTTCTCCGGGCGGGTCACCGCCAACACGGATGGCGAAACCCTCTACGCCATGCCCACCCCGCGCTTCCCGGCGGGCGCGCTGTTTGCCCTGCACAACGACGTGTCGCTGGCGGCGTTCGACCTGCGCGACATCGCCAACGCGCTGGACCTACGGGAAGACTGCCGCCGGTGA
- a CDS encoding peptide chain release factor 3, which produces MPDVSREAARRRTFAIISHPDAGKTTLTEKLLLFGGAIQMAGSVKGRKAARHATSDWMALEKERGISVTSSVMQFPYDDKIVNLLDTPGHADFGEDTYRVLTAVDSALMVIDVAKGVEERTIKLMEVCRLRDTPIMTFINKLDREGREPIELLDEVESVLGIQCAPVTWPIGMGSRLKGVVHLVSGEVHLYEPGRNFTRQDSTIFASLDDPGLEAKIGADMLSGLRDELELVQGASHPFDLQAYREGRQTPVFFGSAVNNFGVQPLLDFFVEHAPSPQPRATTGRQVQPDENKLTGFVFKIQANMDPQHRDRVAFMRVCSGRFEAGMKTFHVRTGKEMKLANALTFMASDREIAAEAWPGDVIGIHNHGTISIGDTFSEGEAISFTGIPNFAPELFRRARLRDPLKLKQLQKGLAQLSEEGATQFFRPLMSNDLILGAVGVLQFDVVAYRLKDEYGVDASFENVSVATARWIRCDDAKKLEEFRDKNAMNLALDAAGQLVYLAPTRVNLQLAQERAPGVTFLATREHAHSVDLG; this is translated from the coding sequence ATGCCCGATGTTTCCCGTGAAGCCGCGCGCCGCCGCACCTTCGCCATCATTTCCCACCCCGACGCCGGCAAGACCACGCTGACCGAAAAGCTGCTGCTGTTCGGCGGCGCGATCCAGATGGCCGGCTCGGTGAAGGGCCGCAAGGCCGCGCGCCACGCGACGTCCGACTGGATGGCGCTGGAAAAGGAGCGCGGCATCTCGGTCACCTCGTCGGTGATGCAGTTCCCCTACGACGACAAGATCGTCAACCTGCTGGACACGCCCGGCCACGCCGACTTCGGCGAAGACACCTACCGCGTGCTGACCGCGGTCGATTCCGCACTGATGGTCATCGACGTGGCCAAGGGCGTGGAAGAACGCACGATCAAGCTGATGGAAGTCTGCCGCCTGCGCGACACGCCCATCATGACCTTCATCAACAAGCTGGACCGCGAGGGCCGCGAGCCCATCGAACTGCTCGACGAAGTGGAGAGCGTGCTGGGCATCCAGTGCGCGCCGGTGACGTGGCCGATCGGCATGGGCAGCCGCCTGAAGGGCGTCGTGCACCTGGTCAGCGGCGAGGTGCACCTGTACGAACCGGGCCGCAACTTCACCCGCCAGGACTCCACCATCTTCGCGTCGCTCGACGACCCGGGGCTGGAGGCGAAGATCGGCGCCGACATGCTGTCCGGCCTGCGCGACGAACTGGAACTGGTGCAGGGCGCCAGCCATCCGTTCGACCTGCAGGCCTATCGCGAGGGCCGGCAGACGCCGGTGTTCTTCGGCTCGGCGGTCAACAACTTCGGCGTGCAGCCGCTGCTGGATTTCTTCGTCGAACACGCCCCGTCGCCGCAGCCGCGCGCCACCACCGGCCGCCAAGTGCAGCCGGACGAAAACAAGCTGACCGGCTTCGTGTTCAAGATCCAGGCCAACATGGATCCGCAGCACCGCGACCGCGTGGCCTTCATGCGCGTGTGCTCGGGCCGCTTCGAGGCGGGCATGAAGACCTTCCACGTGCGCACCGGCAAGGAAATGAAACTGGCCAACGCACTGACCTTCATGGCCAGCGACCGCGAGATCGCCGCCGAAGCGTGGCCGGGCGATGTCATCGGCATCCACAACCACGGCACCATTTCCATCGGCGACACGTTCAGCGAAGGCGAAGCGATCAGCTTCACCGGCATCCCCAACTTCGCGCCGGAACTGTTCCGCCGCGCGCGCCTGCGCGACCCGCTGAAGCTCAAGCAGTTGCAGAAGGGCCTGGCCCAGCTGTCGGAGGAAGGCGCCACCCAGTTCTTCCGCCCCTTGATGAGCAACGACCTGATCCTGGGCGCAGTGGGCGTGCTGCAGTTCGACGTGGTTGCCTACCGGCTGAAGGACGAGTACGGCGTTGACGCCTCGTTCGAGAACGTCAGCGTGGCCACGGCCCGCTGGATCCGCTGCGACGATGCGAAGAAGCTGGAGGAGTTCCGCGACAAGAACGCCATGAACCTGGCGCTGGACGCGGCCGGCCAGCTGGTCTACCTGGCACCCACGCGGGTGAACCTGCAACTGGCGCAGGAGCGCGCGCCCGGCGTGACCTTCCTGGCCACGCGCGAGCACGCGCACAGCGTCGACCTGGGCTGA